Proteins encoded together in one Pontiella desulfatans window:
- a CDS encoding coproporphyrinogen III oxidase — MSPISASSAQAARALALVEALQSRFVATLEELGGQAFLCSEWLRDAGRHGGGRRFGVEDTALLGRASVNVSQVHYNDDPDRKLGSASAISTIVHPAHPQAPSVHIHISWTEMKGGNGYWRIMADLNPSLPSDADKQRFIHALNAAAPEQFAEAVEQGGRYFFIPALGRHRGIAHFYLENFNTGDFETDHALAQRVGEAAIETYAGILSDAVRVAAPPAEEDLAAQLAYHTLYFFQVLTLDRGTTSGLMVHNQNDVGILGSLPPRIDKNLLASWRSRMPEPQDRLLDALLAALPHKGICTIGEPTKQQLANAVRAHYQQFPEALNLQASGNTTPPTVENHR, encoded by the coding sequence ATGAGCCCCATATCCGCTTCATCCGCGCAGGCGGCAAGGGCGCTGGCCCTTGTTGAAGCCTTGCAATCCCGTTTTGTGGCAACCCTCGAAGAACTGGGCGGGCAGGCATTCCTTTGCTCCGAATGGTTGCGCGATGCCGGACGGCACGGCGGTGGTCGCCGTTTCGGGGTGGAGGATACCGCCTTGCTCGGACGCGCATCCGTCAATGTTTCGCAGGTGCACTACAACGATGATCCCGACCGAAAGCTCGGTTCGGCATCCGCCATATCCACCATTGTCCATCCGGCGCATCCGCAGGCACCCTCTGTGCACATCCACATTAGCTGGACAGAGATGAAAGGCGGCAACGGCTACTGGCGTATCATGGCCGACCTCAACCCATCGCTTCCTTCCGATGCCGACAAGCAACGGTTCATACATGCCCTCAACGCCGCCGCCCCGGAACAATTCGCCGAAGCAGTGGAGCAGGGCGGGCGCTACTTTTTCATTCCGGCCCTCGGCCGCCACCGCGGCATCGCCCACTTCTATCTGGAAAACTTCAATACCGGCGACTTCGAAACCGACCATGCCCTTGCGCAACGGGTGGGGGAGGCGGCCATCGAGACCTATGCCGGAATCCTATCGGATGCCGTTCGCGTTGCCGCCCCTCCGGCGGAAGAGGATCTAGCGGCCCAGCTCGCCTACCATACGCTATACTTTTTCCAGGTGCTCACCCTCGATCGCGGAACCACCTCCGGCCTGATGGTACACAACCAGAACGATGTCGGCATCCTCGGTTCGCTGCCTCCGCGCATCGACAAAAACCTGCTCGCCTCCTGGCGTTCCAGAATGCCCGAACCGCAGGATCGCTTGCTGGATGCCTTGCTCGCCGCACTGCCCCACAAGGGCATCTGCACCATCGGCGAACCCACCAAGCAACAGCTCGCCAACGCCGTCCGCGCGCACTACCAACAATTCCCTGAAGCCCTAAACCTGCAAGCATCCGGCAACACCACCCCGCCCACCGTCGAAAACCATAGGTAG
- a CDS encoding mechanosensitive ion channel family protein, which yields MMEDIAFGEITWRQILFLLGWVVGAMLLGKLIQLVLNGMGKTKRFESRPWVLVAFKSFSRPIPFLFLTIGLRYGLQTLSFSDGVEEIIADCFGVLFTIVVTFFVYSMVDVIDHAITHVTKKTKTTMDDMMAPMVRKSLRVVIVILALVQIAQILSDKPITSIIAGLGVGGLAVALAAQETIKNFFGSLVIFADKPFELGERIKVGGHDGTIEEVGFRSTRLRTLDGHLVTMPNGELANQMIQNIGKRPYIKRVMNVTITYDTPPEKVQQAIDILNELLENHEGMDAEFPPRVFFNDFNDCSLNLLVIYWYHPPEYWDYLKHANWLNMELLKRYNEAGIEFAFPTQTLYVNNTEVGLQHGAT from the coding sequence ATGATGGAAGACATTGCTTTTGGCGAGATTACTTGGAGGCAGATCCTCTTTTTGTTGGGCTGGGTTGTCGGGGCAATGCTGCTCGGTAAATTGATCCAGCTGGTCTTGAACGGGATGGGCAAGACCAAGCGTTTCGAATCGCGCCCGTGGGTGCTGGTGGCCTTCAAATCGTTTTCCCGGCCGATCCCCTTCCTATTCCTTACCATTGGGCTGCGGTATGGCCTGCAGACCCTGTCGTTCAGTGACGGGGTAGAGGAAATCATTGCCGATTGCTTTGGCGTGCTCTTCACGATTGTCGTCACCTTCTTTGTCTATTCGATGGTGGACGTGATCGACCATGCCATTACGCACGTCACGAAAAAGACTAAAACCACCATGGACGATATGATGGCACCGATGGTGCGCAAGAGCCTTCGGGTGGTCATCGTGATCCTGGCGCTGGTGCAGATTGCCCAGATCCTGAGCGATAAACCCATCACGTCGATCATCGCCGGCCTTGGGGTCGGTGGCCTGGCGGTGGCCTTGGCCGCCCAGGAAACCATCAAGAATTTCTTCGGTTCGCTAGTTATCTTTGCCGACAAACCCTTCGAGCTGGGCGAACGCATCAAGGTGGGCGGGCACGACGGCACGATCGAGGAAGTCGGCTTCCGTTCCACGCGCCTGCGGACGCTCGATGGCCATCTGGTCACCATGCCCAATGGCGAACTGGCCAACCAGATGATCCAAAACATCGGCAAGCGCCCCTACATCAAGCGCGTCATGAACGTGACCATCACCTACGACACGCCCCCTGAAAAGGTGCAGCAGGCCATCGACATCCTCAACGAGCTGCTGGAAAACCACGAGGGCATGGACGCGGAGTTTCCGCCGCGGGTCTTCTTCAACGACTTCAACGATTGTTCGCTGAACCTTCTCGTCATCTACTGGTATCATCCGCCCGAATACTGGGACTACCTCAAGCACGCCAACTGGCTCAACATGGAGCTGCTCAAGCGCTATAACGAAGCCGGAATCGAATTCGCCTTCCCGACCCAGACGCTATATGTCAATAACACCGAGGTGGGGTTGCAACACGGCGCCACTTAG
- the phoU gene encoding phosphate signaling complex protein PhoU has product MAKHLEKELERLKKMIYSLSARVDESLELAVKSIQENNIELAQKVIADDKLVDNLEIEVEEECLKALALYQPVAIDLRFIIAVMKMNNDLERIGDLAADIAKNGIKISKLPKPKIPLDLHQMTYLVKTIVRKSLDSLINIDPYLAREVIKDDDEINDMKSEMKNEIVEALQREPEHAESLITLLAITHRLERIGDHACNIAEDVIYMVEADIVRHKAAEG; this is encoded by the coding sequence ATGGCAAAACATCTGGAAAAAGAACTCGAACGCCTCAAGAAAATGATCTACTCGCTCAGTGCGCGGGTCGATGAAAGCCTCGAGCTGGCCGTTAAATCCATCCAGGAAAACAACATTGAACTGGCGCAAAAGGTGATTGCCGACGACAAGCTCGTCGACAACCTGGAGATTGAAGTGGAGGAGGAATGCCTCAAGGCCCTCGCCCTCTACCAACCCGTGGCCATCGATCTGCGGTTCATCATTGCCGTCATGAAGATGAACAACGATCTCGAGCGTATCGGCGACCTCGCCGCCGACATTGCCAAGAACGGCATCAAGATCAGCAAGCTGCCCAAGCCCAAGATCCCGCTCGACCTCCACCAGATGACCTATCTCGTGAAAACGATCGTGCGCAAAAGCCTCGATTCCCTAATCAACATCGACCCCTACCTCGCCCGGGAAGTCATCAAGGACGACGACGAAATCAACGACATGAAGTCGGAGATGAAGAACGAGATCGTCGAGGCGCTCCAGCGCGAACCTGAACACGCCGAATCGCTTATCACCCTGCTGGCCATCACGCACCGCCTCGAGCGAATTGGCGACCATGCCTGCAATATTGCCGAGGATGTCATCTACATGGTCGAGGCCGACATCGTCCGCCACAAGGCGGCCGAAGGCTAG
- the pstB gene encoding phosphate ABC transporter ATP-binding protein PstB, translating into MKKIDTFANHDDDHKVRETHIEAKDFSLFYGDFEAVRKVSMKVPKKRVTAMIGPSGCGKSTLLRSINRMNDLIPSTSASGEMIFDGHNIYAKNIDVVTLRARVGMVFQKPNVFPKSIFDNVAYGPRLQGVKNKQELGEIVEQSLRKAAIWNEVKDRLQANALGMSGGQQQRLCIARALAIKPEILLMDEPTSALDPKATAKIEDLIGQLRKQYTIIIVTHNMQQAARVSDLTAFMYEGVLVEFGKTKQLFTNPDNPQTENYITGRFG; encoded by the coding sequence ATGAAGAAGATCGACACGTTCGCCAACCACGACGACGACCACAAAGTGCGCGAAACGCATATCGAGGCCAAGGATTTTTCCCTGTTCTACGGCGACTTCGAGGCCGTCCGCAAAGTGAGCATGAAGGTGCCGAAAAAAAGGGTTACCGCCATGATCGGCCCCAGTGGCTGCGGCAAGAGCACGCTGCTGCGCTCGATCAACCGCATGAACGACCTGATCCCCTCCACTAGCGCCAGCGGCGAAATGATCTTCGATGGGCACAACATCTACGCGAAGAACATCGATGTGGTTACCCTGCGCGCCCGGGTTGGCATGGTGTTCCAGAAGCCCAATGTGTTCCCGAAATCCATTTTCGACAATGTGGCCTACGGCCCGCGCCTGCAGGGGGTGAAGAACAAGCAGGAGCTGGGCGAGATCGTCGAGCAGAGCCTGCGCAAGGCGGCCATCTGGAACGAGGTGAAGGATCGGCTCCAGGCCAATGCCCTCGGCATGTCGGGCGGGCAGCAGCAGCGCCTCTGCATCGCCCGCGCCCTGGCCATCAAACCCGAGATCCTGCTGATGGACGAGCCGACCTCCGCGCTCGACCCGAAGGCCACCGCCAAGATCGAGGACTTGATCGGCCAGCTCCGCAAGCAATACACCATCATCATCGTCACCCACAACATGCAGCAGGCCGCGCGCGTCTCCGACCTCACGGCTTTCATGTATGAAGGCGTGCTGGTAGAGTTCGGAAAAACCAAGCAACTGTTCACCAACCCGGACAACCCGCAGACGGAAAACTATATTACAGGACGATTTGGTTAA
- the pstA gene encoding phosphate ABC transporter permease PstA, whose amino-acid sequence MRLETRKLLDKAFSGVGLIAIAVMGVALLLILSPIVWRGSKAFVFKGTIEHRRVMLEQFDRGDPDQFNQESAAIAAARAPAYQMLEAFEAETRELEASLEAGMDARKERAKELKTQARALKKEGKAEEAEKLEAEEDRLKDEAKALKEQIQELDETRNAPFEAVKDAMSELLGPFPGQRTPVLLRQQYGQTRWDRTLVKLHEVLYSEEWDYSNADAMGVLVEKPRADQFTGTTLEPFFPYLEEHIGEMMKPKTTLYWQFITDKSKDSHIFGGIWPEVLGTIYLTLGAMLFAVPMGVVAAIYLCEYAKEGRLVSFLRICISTLAGVPSIVFGLFGLAFFLNTIQVSDSKSVLAGSLTLSLLILPTIIRSSEEAILAVPRAYKEAALGLGAGRWHTVMTIILPAALPGILTGIVISMGRAAGETAPIIFTAAVSVGAPLKIWETLSQPTPALPWNIYNLCTEHEAVDEIRHVQYGMVFTLVAIVLLLNLFAILMRARISKKLRG is encoded by the coding sequence ATGCGCCTAGAGACTCGAAAACTCCTCGACAAAGCCTTCTCCGGAGTCGGCCTGATTGCCATTGCCGTGATGGGTGTTGCGCTATTGCTGATCCTGTCGCCCATCGTCTGGCGCGGATCCAAGGCCTTCGTTTTCAAGGGCACCATCGAGCACCGGCGCGTGATGCTCGAACAGTTCGACCGCGGAGACCCGGACCAATTCAACCAGGAATCGGCCGCGATTGCCGCCGCGCGCGCGCCCGCCTACCAGATGCTGGAGGCGTTCGAGGCCGAGACCCGCGAACTCGAGGCCTCCTTGGAAGCCGGCATGGACGCCAGGAAAGAACGAGCCAAGGAGCTGAAAACCCAGGCCCGGGCACTTAAGAAGGAAGGCAAGGCCGAAGAGGCCGAAAAGCTGGAAGCCGAAGAGGATCGGCTCAAGGATGAAGCCAAGGCGCTGAAGGAACAAATCCAGGAACTCGACGAGACGCGCAACGCCCCCTTCGAAGCCGTGAAGGATGCCATGAGCGAATTGCTGGGACCCTTCCCCGGCCAGCGCACCCCGGTGCTGCTTCGGCAGCAATATGGCCAGACGCGCTGGGACCGCACCTTGGTTAAGCTGCACGAGGTGCTCTATTCCGAGGAGTGGGACTATTCCAATGCCGACGCAATGGGCGTTCTGGTTGAAAAGCCGCGCGCCGACCAGTTCACCGGCACCACGCTGGAGCCGTTCTTCCCCTACCTCGAGGAACACATCGGCGAGATGATGAAGCCAAAGACCACCCTCTACTGGCAGTTCATTACCGACAAATCGAAGGACTCGCACATTTTCGGCGGCATCTGGCCGGAGGTGCTGGGCACGATCTACCTCACGCTCGGAGCCATGCTTTTCGCCGTCCCCATGGGCGTGGTCGCCGCCATCTATCTCTGCGAATATGCCAAGGAAGGCCGTCTGGTCAGCTTCCTGCGCATCTGCATCAGCACGCTGGCCGGCGTACCCAGCATTGTCTTTGGCCTGTTCGGCCTCGCCTTCTTTTTGAATACGATCCAGGTGTCCGACTCCAAGAGTGTGTTGGCCGGGTCGTTGACGCTTTCGCTGCTGATCCTGCCAACCATCATCCGCTCCTCGGAAGAGGCGATCCTGGCCGTGCCGCGCGCCTACAAGGAAGCCGCCCTTGGTCTCGGCGCCGGACGCTGGCACACCGTGATGACCATCATCCTGCCCGCGGCCCTCCCCGGCATCCTGACCGGCATCGTCATCAGCATGGGCCGCGCGGCCGGTGAAACCGCGCCAATCATCTTTACCGCGGCCGTCAGCGTGGGCGCCCCGCTCAAAATCTGGGAGACCCTGAGCCAACCGACCCCCGCCCTGCCCTGGAACATCTACAACCTGTGCACCGAGCACGAGGCGGTCGACGAAATCCGCCACGTGCAATACGGCATGGTGTTCACCCTGGTGGCCATCGTGCTGCTCCTGAACCTGTTCGCCATCCTGATGCGCGCGCGTATTTCAAAGAAACTCCGTGGATAG
- a CDS encoding PstC family ABC transporter permease, translating into MSETANKSLMLSDAASFRQRLAGMFGQGVLFLITSLSTFAVFFIFYFILKDAIPFFKLEGFQEFFTSTRWYPSGKPAEFGALPIFMGTALVTLGAVVVAVPLGIAAAVCLSDLLPFNVRQIVKPVIEVLAAIPSVAYGFFALVVFAPLLQNHGGAILSAGIWIVLGPIVALLVVVIGDMATDKLRNKVNPKVAGAIVFSALGALALLFLYRLSSQLSGIEISSGTNALNVSVILGIMALPTVVSVSEDALQAAGRELREGSYALGATRAETIIKTIIPASISGILAAVILGVMRAIGETMVVWMASGNAARLPDPIYNMLQPIRTLTATIAGDMGEADHVTGSSRFHVLFAMAFCLLAFSFIMNLASEIIVKRSRKKLGK; encoded by the coding sequence ATGAGCGAAACAGCAAATAAAAGCCTAATGTTGAGCGATGCGGCGAGCTTTCGCCAACGGCTGGCCGGAATGTTTGGACAGGGCGTCCTGTTCCTGATCACCTCGCTCTCCACCTTCGCGGTGTTCTTCATCTTTTACTTCATCCTGAAAGACGCCATTCCCTTCTTCAAACTGGAGGGTTTCCAGGAATTCTTCACCAGCACACGCTGGTATCCATCCGGCAAGCCCGCCGAGTTCGGCGCGCTGCCCATTTTCATGGGAACCGCGCTGGTGACCCTCGGCGCCGTGGTGGTGGCCGTTCCGCTGGGCATTGCCGCCGCGGTCTGCCTGAGCGACCTGCTTCCCTTCAATGTCCGGCAAATTGTTAAACCGGTCATCGAAGTGCTGGCGGCAATCCCCTCGGTTGCCTATGGCTTCTTTGCGCTGGTGGTCTTTGCCCCGCTGTTGCAAAACCACGGCGGCGCGATCCTTTCGGCCGGAATCTGGATTGTGCTGGGGCCCATCGTTGCCCTGCTGGTGGTGGTGATAGGCGACATGGCAACCGACAAACTGCGCAACAAGGTGAATCCAAAGGTTGCCGGCGCAATCGTCTTTTCCGCACTCGGCGCCCTCGCCCTCCTGTTCCTCTATCGCCTCTCCTCCCAGCTCAGCGGCATCGAAATCAGCTCCGGAACCAACGCCCTGAACGTATCGGTCATTCTAGGAATCATGGCGCTGCCCACGGTGGTGAGTGTTTCGGAAGACGCCCTGCAGGCGGCCGGCCGCGAGCTGCGCGAAGGGTCCTATGCCCTCGGCGCCACCCGCGCCGAAACCATCATCAAAACCATCATTCCCGCCTCCATCAGCGGCATCCTCGCCGCCGTCATCCTGGGCGTCATGCGCGCCATTGGCGAAACCATGGTGGTCTGGATGGCCTCGGGCAACGCCGCGCGCCTGCCGGACCCGATCTACAACATGCTCCAACCCATCCGCACGCTCACCGCCACCATCGCCGGCGACATGGGCGAGGCCGACCACGTGACCGGTTCCTCCCGTTTCCACGTCCTCTTCGCCATGGCGTTCTGCCTGCTCGCCTTCTCGTTCATCATGAACCTCGCCAGCGAAATCATCGTCAAGCGCTCACGCAAGAAGCTCGGGAAATAG
- a CDS encoding phosphate ABC transporter substrate-binding protein: protein MKKQILAITTAIAVAGMAGAADKIVIDGSTTVGPIAKAFAEYYMSANPDVNITVSESGSGNGAKGMVNSTCDVAAMSRPMKETEFKAAAEKGVQPVAHVVALDGLPILVHPSNPVQDLTIEQVRNIYLGKISNWKEVGGPDKAIVTISRDTNSGTYETFENLVMSKQKIHENCEYVGSNGAIRQRVQSTPAAIGYAGLGFVDKTTKALKINGIYPSAETVQTGEYPIARPLFLYTNTYPKLGSAVYQFVTIHLTEDGQEMVEEIGFVPVTAY, encoded by the coding sequence ATGAAGAAACAGATCCTCGCAATCACCACGGCGATCGCCGTTGCCGGCATGGCCGGTGCCGCAGACAAGATCGTCATCGACGGCTCCACCACCGTGGGCCCCATCGCCAAGGCATTTGCCGAATACTACATGTCGGCCAATCCCGACGTGAACATCACCGTATCCGAGTCCGGCAGCGGGAACGGCGCGAAGGGCATGGTCAACAGCACCTGCGATGTCGCCGCGATGTCGCGCCCGATGAAGGAGACCGAATTCAAGGCCGCCGCCGAAAAAGGCGTCCAGCCGGTTGCCCACGTGGTGGCCCTCGACGGCCTGCCGATCCTCGTCCATCCGTCCAACCCCGTGCAGGATTTGACCATTGAACAGGTTCGCAACATCTACCTCGGCAAGATCAGCAACTGGAAGGAGGTCGGCGGGCCCGACAAGGCGATCGTGACGATCTCGCGCGACACCAATTCGGGCACCTACGAAACCTTCGAAAATCTGGTCATGAGCAAACAGAAGATCCATGAAAACTGCGAATATGTCGGCTCCAACGGCGCCATCCGCCAGCGCGTGCAAAGCACCCCGGCCGCCATCGGCTATGCCGGCCTCGGGTTTGTCGACAAAACCACCAAGGCGCTCAAGATCAACGGCATCTACCCGTCCGCCGAAACCGTGCAGACCGGCGAATACCCGATTGCCCGCCCGCTGTTCCTCTACACCAACACCTATCCGAAACTGGGCAGCGCGGTCTACCAGTTCGTGACCATCCACCTGACCGAGGACGGCCAGGAAATGGTTGAGGAAATCGGGTTCGTTCCGGTGACCGCATACTAA
- a CDS encoding TolC family protein gives MKNALFSLILACSAAAYAETLLIDLPTALRLADEKNTELAIEVQRVARAELDQSAAWYQWIPTLRIGAGYAWQDGAVQETSGNVMDVERNARYYGMGGMTQPGLSVGLDLSEAIFAPLAAKQRLHAAELGEESARLRVMLEVASAYYELVRSTREVEVAKLSADHADKLAKQTADFSSSGEGLQADAERAEVESLIQQQKVELAMERTEAAGIKLARLLRLDNPVQLVPADRMIAPLALLDAGADLQSLVAQALDDRPEIGRNHAELAAADARLKQEKFGLFLPKVEVGYSYGNFGGGPGTGNDYDDRRNDLYGVVYWQFDSLGLRNRNNIRKQRAMMEEAKAMQEQTRVDIAAEVRLAHAELNGARRRLDLAKRAVDGARKSYDLNLERVFENQGLPLEALQSIKALAEAEGLYLNVATQYNLAQLRLVSATGKGL, from the coding sequence ATGAAAAATGCTCTTTTCAGTCTGATTCTCGCCTGCAGCGCGGCCGCCTATGCGGAAACGCTGCTGATCGACCTGCCGACCGCCCTGCGGTTGGCCGATGAAAAAAACACCGAGCTCGCCATTGAGGTGCAGCGCGTGGCCCGGGCCGAGCTCGACCAATCCGCGGCGTGGTACCAGTGGATTCCGACCCTGCGGATCGGCGCGGGCTATGCGTGGCAGGACGGCGCGGTGCAGGAGACGTCGGGCAACGTGATGGACGTCGAGCGCAACGCGCGCTACTACGGCATGGGCGGCATGACCCAGCCCGGCCTCTCGGTGGGCCTCGACCTTTCGGAGGCAATCTTCGCTCCCCTCGCCGCAAAGCAGCGCCTGCATGCCGCCGAGCTGGGCGAGGAGTCGGCCCGGCTACGCGTGATGCTCGAAGTGGCCTCAGCCTACTATGAACTCGTGCGCTCCACCCGCGAGGTGGAGGTGGCCAAGCTCTCCGCCGACCATGCGGATAAGTTGGCCAAGCAGACCGCCGACTTCTCGTCGAGCGGCGAAGGCCTGCAGGCCGACGCCGAACGCGCCGAGGTGGAATCGCTCATTCAGCAGCAGAAGGTCGAACTGGCCATGGAACGCACCGAGGCCGCGGGAATCAAGCTGGCCCGCCTGTTGCGGCTCGACAACCCCGTGCAGTTGGTTCCGGCCGATCGCATGATTGCCCCGCTGGCCCTGCTGGACGCCGGCGCGGATTTGCAAAGCCTGGTGGCCCAGGCGTTGGATGACCGCCCGGAGATCGGACGCAACCATGCCGAGCTCGCCGCGGCCGATGCCCGGCTGAAGCAGGAAAAATTCGGTCTCTTCCTGCCCAAGGTCGAGGTGGGGTATAGCTATGGCAATTTTGGCGGCGGCCCGGGAACCGGCAACGACTACGACGACCGCCGGAACGATCTGTATGGGGTGGTCTACTGGCAATTCGACAGTCTCGGCCTGCGCAACCGCAACAATATCCGGAAACAACGCGCCATGATGGAAGAAGCCAAGGCCATGCAGGAACAGACCCGGGTCGACATTGCCGCGGAAGTCCGCCTGGCGCATGCCGAGCTGAACGGTGCCCGGCGCCGCCTCGACCTCGCCAAACGCGCAGTCGATGGCGCCCGCAAATCCTATGACCTGAACCTGGAACGCGTGTTCGAGAACCAGGGCCTTCCGCTGGAAGCCCTGCAGTCGATCAAGGCGCTGGCCGAAGCGGAAGGGCTCTACCTCAACGTGGCAACCCAATACAACCTGGCCCAGCTCCGCCTGGTGTCAGCAACGGGGAAGGGGCTATAG